One Gardnerella vaginalis genomic window, AGGCGCAAAAACACTCGGGCGTGTCGAGCGAACTACTCGAGCAATATGCTTAAAGATGAAGGTTTCATATAGTATTTTACGGCTTCACGAATTATGTTTTGACCAGCTTTTATTTGCGAATCTAACGGCAGCCCATGCCTAGCGTCATGAGTTGCAACTACTGGAGGAAAACTTACGAAACCTGCAATTATGCGCTTTTTAGAATTATTCGACGCCCAATCCAGCAATCTATAAAACAGCGAATTGCAAACGTATGTTCCTGCATCCGAGCTTAGTGTTGACGCTATTCCGTCGTGAGCAAAATCGTTTAGAATCATTCGTAATGGCAACCTGGTCCAATACGCAGATGGTCCATTTTCAACAATTTGTACACTTTGTGGAGTGTGGTTATCTACGTCTGGTTTAGTTGCGTCCATAATATTTGTGGCACACCGTTCTAATTGCACTCCGCGAGCAGTATGTTTTACTCCTGTTGCAATTACAATATCCGCATTTTGCGCATTAATCGTTTCTAAAAGCTGAGGCCATGCGTTTGCAAAGCTAATCGGCAGCATTACAGACTTGATATTTACGCTAACATCTTCTGGAAGATCAAGCCCCTGACTTGAATATTGTTCTAAAGTCAATGGCACTTCATAAGACGGGTTTACGCTAAGATCAGCATATGGTCCAAATCCTGAAATAACTACGTTAATTTGCTTCATAACAATAGCTTTCTACACAATTAGCTTTCTACTTGTCTTTGACTATAAGCGCAAGCAATCGTCCTTCATGTGATTTTCCAGCAAGACCCGCGCGTCTATGAGAATACCAGAGTGGATTTTCCAACGTACACATTGGGTTTTGCAACGCCTGAAGGCGACTTTTCAGCGTTCCACCTTCGCGATCAACATCGCAAACTGTACTCAATTCTTCGTCTTCTGCCAAATATTGAGTTGCGGCTGTAACTCGCGGCAAAGCATCAACAATATTTGCAACTCCTGCGAGCGCTAAATCAATGCGGGCAGCTTCAGCAATATCAATTCCCACTCCACCAAAACGCGTTTGTGTTATAGTTTGTGGATATCTGCGTTCAAAGTCGCTAGCTATTTCTTCGCCAACTTCATAGCAATCGCCACAAATGCATGGTCCAAGAACAGCTGTTATATTCGAGCGTTCGGCTCCTTTTTCACACATTGCTTCAATAGTAGAATCAAGTACTCCAGACATTAAGCCTTTTCGTCCGCAATGCGCTGCAGCTATTACTCCAGATTCACTATCGGCAAGTAAAACTGGTAGGCAATCTGCAGCAAACATTCCTAAAGCGAGTGAGCATGCTGTTGAAACTTGCGCATCAGCCTCAATTCGCACTTTGGAATCTGCAAAACCCGTTGCATCAAAACCGTACGGCGTGTTCCACGAATGGATTATTGTATCTGCATCAAATACGTTCCTGCCGTGTACCTGGCTAACAAGACACAAGTCGGCTTTAAGAGTGTTTTGCAAAGCGGAACGGTTGCTAAACACAGCTTTAGCATCGTCGCCAGCTTTGCCACCTAGGTTAAGCGACGCAAAATCACATTCGGAAATTCCACCTAATCGTGTTGTAAAAACGGCGTGAGCGCGCGATCCCAATGGCACTGGAATTGTGACTGGAATTGGCAATCCATGCTCGTCTTCGTGAGCAAGTGGCATTCCTGCTACGCTAGTTTCCTGCATATTATTCGCTTTCGTTTTGTTTTATTTGCCGTAAAAGTTATTTGCCGTAACAATTAGCCCAAATAAGCTAATTCTTCATCGCTTAACTGCAAATCCGCAGCTTTTAGACTATCCAATATTGTAGCTGGCCTATGAGCGCCTGGAATAACAAAAACGTTATTTCCCTTAGCAAGCTCCCAAGCCAAAACAACCTGTTGATAGCTAACTTTATGAGCATCTGCCACTTTGCGGAATGGGTCAAAAAGATGCTCGTCGTATGGGTGGCGGAATCCTCCAAGAGGACTCCAGCAAACAAACGCAATACCAAGCTTCTTGCAATACTGCAACGTGTCTTCGTTTTCTAAATGCACTGGCGAATACTGGTTTTGTACAGCCACAAGCTTTTCTCCCAGAATCCCGCGCGCAATGTCAATCTGCTCAACAGATGCGTTAGAAATACCGATTTCGCGCGCAACTCCTTCATCAAGCAACTGTTGCATTGCTTCAATCGATTCGTTATACGGCACTTCTGGATCTGGCCTGTGGAAGTAAAGCAAATCAATCGTATCTACGCCAAGAGCCATTGCCGACTCTTTAGCGTGAGCAATCAAATGCTCTGGCTTACCATCTTTACCCCATGTTGGCTTTCCATCTGTAAAGTTGCGGAAGTGACCGACTTTTGTTGCGACTAAAATAGAAGACTTGTCGCCTTTCCAACTTTCTAAAGCCTCGCGAACAAGCTTTTCTCCAGTTTGTTCCTCGCCGCCAGAACAATAGTATGCCCATGCTGTATCGATATGAGTGCATCCAGCATCAAGAGCTGCATTAATAGTGTCAATACCCATATCGTGTCCAAGATTGTTTTCAATCGTCAATGGCATTTCACCAAAACCAATAGCAGTGGTTTTAAATGACCCTAAAGTGCGATCCATAATAATATTTCCCTTATTTTAAGCCGTTTTAAAATGCCCCCAAGTGCAAAAGCTACTTGAAGGCATTTAGAATTATTTTTATTTTATGCGACTACGCTTTTGTGCGTTCATCTATTTGACTTAAGATTAATCCTCGTCAAATGGGTCAAAATCGCGACGGATCCTACGACGAGGACGCTCAGAACGCTCTTCGCGAGATGCGCGATACTCATCATAGTGATCGTCATCAGCTGCGTAACGTGGGTTACGGTCGTTTCCATGACGATCGGAATTGCGACGAGCAGACCTATCTTCATGACGATCATCGCGATTATCCCTGCGATCATCCCTATCATCATAACGATCTTCACGCGGAGCACGGCGGCGAGGACGATCTTCAAAATCGTTGTCATCGTAACGATTATCCCTGCGATCATCCCTTCTGGAAGAACGATCCTCATAACGGTCAGAACGATCGCTTCTATCGTTTCGATCATTCCTATCGTCATAACGCGAATCGCGATCATCACGAACATTACGACGACGAGGACGATCATCCCTATCGCCCCTATCATCCCTATCGTCACGTGGAGCGCGTCGGCGATCGCTTCTGCGATCATCCCTATCATCGCGATCTTCACGAGGAGCGCGACCACGGTTTTCGCGAGGCGCTGGAGCAGAAGATTCCTGATTCTCAAAACCTGGAATAGCCAAAGAAATCTTACCGCGTTCATCCACGCTTTGTACGATTACTTCTACGTTATCGCCTTCCTTAAGCACATCTTCGACGGTATCAATGCGCTCACCATTAGCAAGGTTACGAATCTGAGAAATATGCAACAAGCCGTCACTTCCAGGAGTCAAGTTTACGAAAGCACCAAAGCTTGTTGTCTTAACAACCTTACCAGTGAAAGTTTCACCAGCTTTTGGAATACGAGGATTTGCAATAGAATCAATGATTTCCTTCGCCTTCTGAGCAGCTTCACCACCTTCGGAAGAAATATAAACAGTACCGTCATCTTCAATAGCAATCTCGGCACCAGTTTCTTCCTGAATTTGGTTAATCATCTTGCCCTTAGGACCAATAACTTCACCAATCTTGTCTACAGGAATCGTAGTTGTGATAATGCGTGGAGCAAATGGGCTCATCTCAGCTGGGCAATCAATGCACTCGTTAATAACTTCAAGAATCGTTG contains:
- a CDS encoding pyroglutamyl-peptidase I, producing the protein MKQINVVISGFGPYADLSVNPSYEVPLTLEQYSSQGLDLPEDVSVNIKSVMLPISFANAWPQLLETINAQNADIVIATGVKHTARGVQLERCATNIMDATKPDVDNHTPQSVQIVENGPSAYWTRLPLRMILNDFAHDGIASTLSSDAGTYVCNSLFYRLLDWASNNSKKRIIAGFVSFPPVVATHDARHGLPLDSQIKAGQNIIREAVKYYMKPSSLSILLE
- a CDS encoding polyphenol oxidase family protein → MQETSVAGMPLAHEDEHGLPIPVTIPVPLGSRAHAVFTTRLGGISECDFASLNLGGKAGDDAKAVFSNRSALQNTLKADLCLVSQVHGRNVFDADTIIHSWNTPYGFDATGFADSKVRIEADAQVSTACSLALGMFAADCLPVLLADSESGVIAAAHCGRKGLMSGVLDSTIEAMCEKGAERSNITAVLGPCICGDCYEVGEEIASDFERRYPQTITQTRFGGVGIDIAEAARIDLALAGVANIVDALPRVTAATQYLAEDEELSTVCDVDREGGTLKSRLQALQNPMCTLENPLWYSHRRAGLAGKSHEGRLLALIVKDK
- a CDS encoding aldo/keto reductase, which codes for MDRTLGSFKTTAIGFGEMPLTIENNLGHDMGIDTINAALDAGCTHIDTAWAYYCSGGEEQTGEKLVREALESWKGDKSSILVATKVGHFRNFTDGKPTWGKDGKPEHLIAHAKESAMALGVDTIDLLYFHRPDPEVPYNESIEAMQQLLDEGVAREIGISNASVEQIDIARGILGEKLVAVQNQYSPVHLENEDTLQYCKKLGIAFVCWSPLGGFRHPYDEHLFDPFRKVADAHKVSYQQVVLAWELAKGNNVFVIPGAHRPATILDSLKAADLQLSDEELAYLG